From a region of the Bacteroidota bacterium genome:
- a CDS encoding DUF3276 family protein, with protein sequence MSYDRDSSHRSYGDREYDKDGDYRDQNRSRNSGRYRDEVYSKRVPAGKRTYFFDVKTTRSGEDYFLTITESKRIDESRYEKHKIFLYKEDFGKFVSAMHEVLIHIKDECLPDYEFRGLPELTLPPPVENDFPEDDYPQDEY encoded by the coding sequence ATGAGTTACGATCGGGATAGTTCACACCGCTCGTATGGCGATCGTGAGTACGACAAAGACGGAGATTACAGGGACCAAAATCGTTCTCGTAATTCAGGACGGTATCGTGATGAGGTTTACTCCAAGCGCGTTCCTGCCGGCAAAAGAACCTATTTCTTTGATGTCAAAACCACGCGCTCTGGAGAGGATTACTTTCTGACCATCACAGAAAGCAAACGCATCGACGAGTCACGCTACGAAAAGCACAAAATTTTCCTTTACAAGGAGGATTTTGGCAAGTTTGTTTCTGCGATGCATGAGGTATTGATTCATATCAAAGATGAGTGTCTGCCAGACTACGAATTTAGAGGACTGCCAGAACTCACGCTACCACCACCTGTTGAAAACGATTTTCCTGAGGATGATTATCCACAGGACGAATACTAG